The following coding sequences are from one Indioceanicola profundi window:
- a CDS encoding NlpC/P60 family protein, protein MTILEIQQALMAAGFNPGPLDGVWGRRTILAVRAFQAAQGLVPDGIVGPLTLRKLSIRTGISERHTAPEAHPLLVWYEEALRLVGLMEDPSPASNPRLLHMALELNIDYTDDDVPWCGLFTAHCIGTTLPEEQLPPIPLRARNWERFGEAITPVRGAILVFWRDSIASGKGHVGFYHGESTTHFYVLGGNQSNGVNIAKLNKGRFLAARWPRTAATLPSRAVHVDLGVPHSQDEA, encoded by the coding sequence ATGACCATTTTAGAAATCCAGCAAGCGTTGATGGCTGCTGGCTTCAACCCTGGCCCCTTGGACGGTGTGTGGGGTCGACGCACTATTCTAGCCGTTCGCGCGTTTCAGGCCGCTCAGGGTCTCGTGCCTGACGGCATCGTCGGACCATTGACCTTGCGCAAGCTGTCGATCCGTACAGGAATATCAGAACGCCATACAGCACCTGAGGCGCACCCACTACTTGTCTGGTATGAGGAAGCACTGCGACTCGTTGGTCTGATGGAGGATCCGTCACCTGCCAGCAATCCCCGCCTGTTGCACATGGCACTGGAATTGAACATTGACTATACGGACGATGACGTGCCCTGGTGCGGGCTTTTTACCGCCCACTGCATCGGGACAACTTTACCCGAGGAACAGCTACCTCCCATTCCGCTACGTGCACGCAATTGGGAACGCTTCGGTGAAGCGATTACACCGGTTCGAGGGGCAATTCTTGTCTTCTGGCGGGATAGTATTGCCTCTGGAAAGGGACATGTGGGGTTTTACCATGGGGAGAGTACAACGCACTTCTACGTATTGGGCGGAAATCAGTCGAACGGCGTTAATATCGCGAAGTTGAATAAGGGCCGCTTTCTGGCAGCTCGCTGGCCACGAACTGCGGCCACTTTGCCCAGTAGGGCTGTTCATGTTGACTTAGGTGTACCTCATTCTCAAGACGAGGCCTAG